The sequence GATTGATCGACGTGAAGAGATCTGGGCATTTTTGGAGTCAAGAGATATCGGGACGCGCCATTCCCTTTTCTACGAAGAATGGGCAACCACGCTTGAGGGCTTAGGCCGGCGTAAGAAGGCAGATGAGATTTATCGACTTGGTATAGCTCGAAAGGCGTCGCCGCTTGACAGACTGAAGAACAGGCATAAGCAGTTTTTGGAAAGGATTATGGTGCTACCGTCAGGTGTAGTCCCCGATGATGatcctgctcctgctccaGCTCGTACACCCTCACGTTCTGTATTGGGCCAAGTGCGTGCGACACCATCATTTTCTGTGGCAGGGGCAACCCAGCTCGCGCCTTCGCTCCGGTCAACATCTGTTAACAATGGCCGAAAGATGGCGATTTTTGCAGATGAAGAAGGTAAGGCTGAGGACACTCCTGCTTCCGAATGGCCAGAGTTTGGGAGTAGAGATgagaggaaaaaggagaaTACCGTAGAGGCTGGGCCTTGGAAGGGCGAGACGTTACCCCAGAGTGCTGCTAGGGGAAGAGTGGCACCGAGAACACCCAAGGTAGAAGTCTTCCAAGATGTAAGTGTATCTTTATCTCGTATCAACTTTCCCTAACTTGTAGTAAACagggggagggggaagaAGGCGTCGCTCCAGTCCAGACCGAATTTGAAGTATTCTCTCGCCACAAACAACCGCCCACAGAGGCTGAGCTTCTTAAATTCGATCCCCTCCGCCACTATGATACCACCAACCTCTCTACCGACattccttctcttcccgCCCCCCCTTCAGCTCGTAAGCCTCCGAAGCCCTCAAAATCAACTTCTTCAAAGCCTGCCCCCACCAATGCATCTAGTAGTACAAACGCCGTACGACATGTCATGCAGCCATGGACTTGCCCGACAGATGGTCCCTTGATCACGCTGGGAAATGGcaagaaggaaaagagaaTGTTCAATTGGGATTTGGTCTACAAAGATGGCGAGGAGTGGAGTTTCGAGGAGATTCGAGCAAAGCAGCGAGGACTGTACGGAAAGGAATGGAGAGGCGAGGTACAAGAGTGGGAGAGGCAATGGCACAAGCCAGGATGTGAGTCATTGTTATCTGATTCGTCTGTATCTAATTCAGCCACCAgcttcttcccctcccaAACCCAAGCCTCTTGAACAGTACAAGCCTCCTTCACCAACGGTAAACACTAAACTCGCAGAAGCCGAAGTCATGCGCATGTTTGACCAAACTATTCACGGCGGAAAAATGGGCGATTCTGATTCGGAGTCTGATTCTGAAGAcgacgatgaagaagatgacaaTCCCATCCAAGTTGCACCTACTCCCCTTCCAGCTCGAACCGGCAGCATCCAAATGCTCGCTCCAACCCCTGGCGGCTTTGTCCCTCCGACACCCACGCCAAGCGCAGCCAGCAGGCTATTCAGTAACAACGAGAACACCAAACCTGTCGTCTTCAGCGATGAGAATGCCGTCCCTCCATCAGCTACCAAGAAGAAATTCAATATTTTCAGTGATGACCCCGAAAACAACCCTACGAAGACCCCCTTAGGTCCTGCCCCGCCATCAGCCACTAAATCTAGAGCATTTGGTATATTTGCAGATGAAAATCAAACCCCTGCCAAACCGATGCCCCTTTCCACACAAGAGACTCCTGGCCAACGACAGCTTTCGAGCCAGAGTGGTATTTTTTCTACACCTGCTTCTGTTATGCCTGGGCGAAGCGTTCCACTTTCCAGAGTCACAGAGGTGATtgaggaggatggtgaGGAAGACGAGGTTGCTGAAGAGGAGCAAGCAGCTAATCAACAAGGGATTGTGGAACCTCAAGTCGAGCAGCAAGAAGCTCAAGCTGATGTCGGAGAGATTATCCAGGACGTTGAGCATGTCAGTCTGAACGATGTgcaagatgaagatgagcTGGAAGATGCCGCGCCCAGGGGAATGAGAAGGTTTAATATCAATCTCATGACACCCATCACTGAGAGGACGTGTGAATACACGACGTTCACTCAGGGTACAACTGCAGGGAGGGAGAGTTTTGCGCGcgtggaggaagaagaagaagaagagggggCGAAAGAAGATCTGAAGGAGGAACCCCCTATCAGCATTACATTACCCGAGTATGATACCACCGATGCCGGGATGGCGAGCGGTGATGTCGATAGCGGTTTCCAACTCCCTGATGGATTCACTATTCACAAGACTGAAGACCGCTCAGACGTGCATACGATGGTCTTAGTTGATGGCGAGGACAATGGCGAGCCTACGGGAACAATGACCACCAACCAAGACAAATCTGTGTACCACACTGCACCCGCTAGCTCTTTAAGTCTTAGCGATCTTTCTAATCCCTGCGACCCCACAAGCGAGCAAACCATTTCCGCCTTGTTATCTGCGATTGACCCTCCCTTATCTAGTCTCCCTGGGCTGATCGACAACCGCGCTACCGCCTCCAACAAGCTGGACTCCCTGGAAAAACACACTCGTTCCAAGGTGCGTCGCGCCAGTACATCCTCCCGTACTTCCACTTCGGCTACCGGTGCTGGGGACGACACATGTCTTCTCGAACTCGCAGGTAAATCTTATGAAGTCCGGGACAAGCTTGGCGAAGGTGGGTTCGGTGTTGTGTTCCTAGGCGTGGATGTGGATGTTCGTCGGGCCCAAGACGAGGCGGATagtgatgatgaagatgaagaacCAGTGGATAGGTCTTTGGTGGCGCTCAAAGTAGAAAGACCCGGCGCTATGTGGGAAGCCGCTGTGCTGGATAGGATTCACAAGCGAGTAAATGCGAATTTGAGGGCGTCCATTATTTTACCGCGCAATTTGTATCTTTTCAAGGACGAATCCTTCCTCATTCTCGACTACTGCTCCCAAGGAACCTTACTCGACGTCGTTAACAAATCCACCACCATCTTTGGTGGTACAGGTCAGGGTGTAGATGAGCTATTGGCCATGTTCTTCATCATAGATCTCCTTAAACTCCTCGAAGGACTGCATTCGGCGCAATTCATCCATGGTGATCTGAAAATTGACAACTGCCTTGTTCGAATATCTGATCTACCAAACTCGCAATGGTCAGCATCCTACACCCGTACAGGATCGAACGGCTGGTCTGCGCAAGGTCTCCGATTGATCGATTTTGGTCGTGCGATTGACCTATCACTTTTCCCAGCTGGCGAGCAACAGACATTCAAGGTTTCGCACAAGGTGGATGAGAGAGATTGCACAGAGATGAGGAAAGGTGAAGCGTGGAATTTCCAGACTGATTACTTTGGGTTGGCAAGCGTGGCATATTGTCTTTTGTTTGGCAAGTACATGAAGACGGAGATTGTTGACGACAAGGTCAAGATTGATCAACCTCTCAAGCGGGTAAGTTCCTAAATTGCTCTCTAACTGTTTGAGCACTATTGACAAATACGGCAGTATTGGCAAGCACCTCTCTGGACTGTATTCTTTGAAACATTACTCAACCCCGGCAATCAATTGCCGATAACCAACCGTCTAGGCGAAATCAGGGGCGACTTTGAAGGATGGTTGGAGGAGAACTGTCAGAAGGGCGGCAAGAGTCTGAAGAGTCTGTTAAGAAAAATAGAACTGGCCGCTACGACTGCAAGGAAGCTTTAGATCCCTTATGTTAGTTAGATGAGGAAACCTTTGATTGCTGGGTTTAGAACATGGACTTTCATATTGGAGATTTTTCACAGTACGAGTAGTATGAGTAATTAGCGACGAATGTAATACATAGCTATAACTAAGAAACATTTGCGGAGGAGGCAAATTCGTTGTTGTGCCCACTAATAAATGATTTGCGGCGCCATGAATGAGGAAGGTTAGAATTGCAAGAATTGATTCTTATCCTTACTATATAGCTCTCCAGACTGAAGCTCGATATGCTTCGGCAGCAGCAGTTTATAGTGTCTTGCGAATGCTTTTCCCCGAGCTTCGGCCCCGGTGTTCGGTATCCGGCGTGCGTGAATGGCCTGATTGATGAAAACAGCTCTGTCTATAAATACTTCGATGTCATCTTGAGTGCTAATCCTTTATCACCATAACAATCCAAGCACTTTCCGGCATGTCCTACAAGATTGGTGTCATCCTAGGCTCCACACGACGTCTCTCAAACACTCTCGGCTTCTCAAACTACCTCACATCTCTAGTCTCCGCCCATTTCCCTAGCTTCACTCTCGAGATTGTCCATCTCGCTAACTCACCGGGACACCCACTCCCACTCCTCCTCGAAGATATCCCGCCTGCAGGCCACCCCAAGGATACACTGCCTGACGCATATGAACATGAATCCGTACGAAAGTGGTCTGCCACTGTTCTAGGTTGGGACGGAGCCATCGTAATCACACCGCAATACAATTGGTCCATCCCTGCACCTCTCAAAAACGCGTTTGATCATCTTTTCAACGAATGGGTTGACCTTCCTGTGGGACTCATTACCCTTGGTGGGCATGGCGGTTCAAAGGTCCACGATCAGCTTAAGACTATTTGTGGTGGGGGATTGGATATGAAGGTGGTGGGGAACGGGGTAGAGGTTAACATACCAAGGGAGTTGATTAGGGGAAAAGATAGAATCCACGGGGATGAAGCATGGTTGAAGGAGTACGATGAACGAGTGAAGGACATTGTCAAAGAGTTGATGGTTTTGGTAGAGAAGAGGCGGGGCGAGAGGGAAGGGGATGTAGTGGCAGCTCAGGTTACGGCGTAGGATGGAGCTTAGACGCTTGTCAAAAAACATAGATTGGGATATTGGGCCTTAGTTTCGAAGCATTGTACATAGAACACCTCAAGTCAGTATAAGGAAGCCAACAGCAAAAACATCTGTTGACCGACACAAGGTGGTACCTGCATATCCCAATGTCTTTTACTGTTGCTACCTGTCACATCATTCTTCCAATAATGCCTTACTTGAAGGAGCTGAGAGCCTCCCACGCATTAGATTTATCTTGTCGTACGCATGCACACATGCAAATGTCAGTTGTCACGAATGAACAATGAATCTGCTGAAAGGAAAACTAATATGAGGGGAGTTATCAGGCTCATTTAGGCCCCCAACGAAAAAAATCAGGCTCATTCCACAatctctttcctcttccgaCGATCCTTATCCACATTTCACATCTTACATCCATCTAttttcttcattctctACGCAACAACCATGGACGTGGATAAATCCCTCGACGACATCATTTCCGACAAGAAGCAACCAAAGcctcagcagcagcggAGGCCTCATGCTCCACGACACTCTGCCGGTAACGCGCCTCGACAGACGCCTTACGCCGTTCGTCCTTTGACATCCATTCCCCATATGTACAAAAGTTGACGATACCTTGTGTCTGATACTTTGATATAGAGGCTTCCCCCCAAATCAACTTCAGATAAGTGGACCCATGACGCCTACCGCGGACCAGGCGCACCTCGAGGTGGTCGACCTGCAGCGGCGCCATTCCGGGCGTCTGTGCCCCTTACGACTGGTAGTCCTGTATTATCAAGGGAGTCTCCAAGGATTGAAATTATTGGATTGCACTATGAGGTTACTGCGGAAGATTTGAAGGTTGGTAAGATGAAGGAGCCCTGACTCTATGGAGGAAATGAGGATAGGGGTAAGGTGGCAATTGACAGAGTGCTGACTTGAAACTCTAGTCGATCTTTTCACAAGCTGGTGAAATTGTCACCGGCCCCACTATTGTTGTAAGCGTGTAGTTCAATTCAACCTCCCGTCATTTTGTCGTCGTCCAAGAATGTTGTTCCCGAAGATATAGTCCAATTCATGGATACCTCACCTCTCTCAACAAGGGTTTCGGCAGATTGGGCGTGACAGAGGCGAGAAGGATCGGGTAAAAAGGATTGAAGGATTGATGCTCATGTTTTACGTCTTTTTTTACCTTCCATCTCGTATGTTCTTTTCACTTGGCTGCCTGACGCACGGAAACTAACATTTTCGCAGTCGATAGTATGACCGCTCTGGCCGATCAACAGGTGCAGCTTGGATGGAATACTCCAATGTTCAACAAGCTAAGACAGCGATCAACAAGTTTGACGGTGCTATGACTAAGGGTTCGTTTCGTTTGTTTCTTTTTGTCAGCAGTCTCTCGATTGACACGCACCGATTCTTACAGGTCAAACTATTTCGATCCGGTTCGCCATTCCTCGGTTCCCACCATCTAGTGTCCGCGGTCGTCCAGGTGCTGGACGCAGTGCCGCCCCTGCTCAAAATTTACTTTCTAGGATTCAAGGCGCTCCCGGTACTAAGGCCCCTGCTCCTGCTGCTAATGATAGGGGTGTAAAGGGGGGGGGCGGCGCTCGTGGCGGGTAAGTTTTATCATTCTCAATTGAGCATcaggaggagaaggagatgcTAACGATATTGTTCTATCAGACGAGGACGTGGTGGTAATGCTGGCGGCCGACCTCGACGACAAGACGTCAAGCCCGACGATCTGGATAAAGAATTGGACTCGTTCATGAAGCAGGATGCCGTGAGTCCATTGTAAATATCGTACGAATTGAAGCTGATTAGTGGAACTGCTGCAGGCCGGTGATGTTGAGATGTCGTAAAATATTAAATAAATATCTTGTGTTGGTATATTGTGGGAATGAATGTATTGGATATCAGCGCCGTGTCCTATTTGTTTAGCCTGAATCAGCGCTGAAGTGTACTATCTGCCCATGCAAACTGGGAGATGTGAAGAGCGTGGAGCCAATAATTCCTATTGCGCGGTGTTTCCATGTATGTAATTATTAACAGTATCTGCTGCTGGTGGAGGAGGACCTCCACTTTCCGTTTCCACCCGTGACGTCGCGTGTTTTCCAGCGAATGGAGATTCGACCGTACATATTTTGTTCAAATCGTCTCATTTCTACTGGCTACTTCTTTTCCAAGCCCTAAAATCATGCCCGCTCCACCAAAACATATAACAATCCTCGGTGGTGGTCTCTCAGGCCTCTCAACTGCTTACCACCTATCCCGTACCCTTCCGGCGAGCACCAAAATCTCTCTAGTCGAGGGCACATCGAGAGTTGGAGGGTGGATCGACTCTCAAAAACATGAAGTGGGATTCAGAGATCGGGAAGGGCAAGTGAGAGAGGGAGTGGTAGGCATCGAGACTGGGCCTAGGAGTATTCGGCCTAGAGGAAGTAGAGGAGCGGCAAGCATGTTGAAGATGGTAAGTGCCTGTTTTGGCATGTCGGCGAAAAGTCAGTCATTGCAAGCGTTCTACAATGACCTGACATTAGACCTGTGATGATCTATATTAAAGCTGAAAGATCTTGGGCTGGATAACGATATCATGCCCATTCCATTCTCGCATCCCTCTGCTCAAAATCGATTCTTACTGGACTATTCCACCGCGAAGCTGACGGCGctcccctcttcccctaCAGCTCTTCTTGGCCACCAGCCACCTCTTCTTAAAGGGCTTCTATCAGCAGGTTTATTTGAGCCTCTTAAACCGAGGCTATCAAAAGCCCAGCTGAGCGCTGATAGAGACGAGTCTGTGGATGCATTTTTTCGCAGACGGTTTGGAGATAGCGTAGCGAACAACCTGGCCTCAGCTATGGTTCATGGGATCTATGccgcctcttcttcgcaGCTTTCCCTACGGTCGGCTTTCCCCTCACTATGGGAAGCGGAGATGAAGTATGGTTCTGTGGTAATTGGAATGCTGCTAGGAACTAAGACAGGAGCAGAGAAGGCTAAGGAGAAGCGAGAGTGGGCAGAGTTGGGAGAATTAGGCAAAGAGAGGGAAAAATGGAGCTTGTACGGCATCAAAGGTGGCTTGGGCACAATGACGGACAAACTGCTGGAGAGCATATCATGCAGGGGTGTGGAGATCATCTTAGGGGAACCTATACGCAAGATTGAGCTCTCCTCAAACGACGTGATTACCATCCACACGCATAGCCACTCCCTTTCAACATCCCACCTCATCTCTGCCCTACCTCCTAGAGTTCTTGCTCGCATCCTCTCTTCTACTTTGCCTAACCTTACGCACAATCCCTCCACATGCGTTGGCGTTGTCAACGTCGTATATCCCCTTCCACCCACATCCATTCACCCCGGGGGCTTCGGCTACCTTATTCCTCGTCCACCCACCAACCTCAATTCAAATCCGAACCCCTCGGGGGTACTCGGTGTCATCTTTGACTCGACTGCTTTACCTCCCAACCCCCCTGAGCTCGGCGGACAGGTGACGAAGCTCACATTGATGATGGGTGGTCCGTACTGGTCAAATTACTCCCCGCGAGTCTCACCTCCCAGTGACCCCGAAGAACTCTTACCTCTCGCCATCCAACACctcaacaccattttccCGCACCTTCAAAACGTCAAGCCTATTTTGACAGTCTGTAACATTCATCATAACTGTATTCCTACATATCTTCCAGGGCATGGCGCTCGTTTGCGCGAGTTGCATGAGGCGATTGAGAGTGGGGAGTGGAAGGGGAAATTGAGTTTGGTTGGGAGCGGATACGGTGGAGTGGGGGTGAATGATTGCGTGCTTTCTGGGGTGGAAG comes from Cryptococcus gattii WM276 chromosome G, complete sequence and encodes:
- a CDS encoding Protoporphyrinogen oxidase, putative (Similar to TIGR gene model, INSD accession AAW44780.1), translating into MPAPPKHITILGGGLSGLSTAYHLSRTLPASTKISLVEGTSRVGGWIDSQKHEVGFRDREGQVREGVVGIETGPRSIRPRGSRGAASMLKMLKDLGLDNDIMPIPFSHPSAQNRFLLDYSTAKLTALPSSPTALLGHQPPLLKGLLSAGLFEPLKPRLSKAQLSADRDESVDAFFRRRFGDSVANNLASAMVHGIYAASSSQLSLRSAFPSLWEAEMKYGSVVIGMLLGTKTGAEKAKEKREWAELGELGKEREKWSLYGIKGGLGTMTDKLLESISCRGVEIILGEPIRKIELSSNDVITIHTHSHSLSTSHLISALPPRVLARILSSTLPNLTHNPSTCVGVVNVVYPLPPTSIHPGGFGYLIPRPPTNLNSNPNPSGVLGVIFDSTALPPNPPELGGQVTKLTLMMGGPYWSNYSPRVSPPSDPEELLPLAIQHLNTIFPHLQNVKPILTVCNIHHNCIPTYLPGHGARLRELHEAIESGEWKGKLSLVGSGYGGVGVNDCVLSGVEVARGLAKGKEVTGLEAWKDWE
- a CDS encoding Protein kinase, putative (Similar to TIGR gene model, INSD accession AAW44787.1); translation: MDSPGAAPTTDFALIESQKENIRPLATGRSAATLSTVFKEPSAADKLLQQGHAQHRKAIEEADRRDAADEDMPDGLSDVLDVYNQYILFTVQHHPSSDAHLLPLLETTTRRFINDARYTHDIRYLKLWIMYARQIDRREEIWAFLESRDIGTRHSLFYEEWATTLEGLGRRKKADEIYRLGIARKASPLDRLKNRHKQFLERIMVLPSGVVPDDDPAPAPARTPSRSVLGQVRATPSFSVAGATQLAPSLRSTSVNNGRKMAIFADEEGKAEDTPASEWPEFGSRDERKKENTVEAGPWKGETLPQSAARGRVAPRTPKVEVFQDGEEGVAPVQTEFEVFSRHKQPPTEAELLKFDPLRHYDTTNLSTDIPSLPAPPSARKPPKPSKSTSSKPAPTNASSSTNAVRHVMQPWTCPTDGPLITLGNGKKEKRMFNWDLVYKDGEEWSFEEIRAKQRGLYGKEWRGEVQEWERQWHKPGSSSPPKPKPLEQYKPPSPTVNTKLAEAEVMRMFDQTIHGGKMGDSDSESDSEDDDEEDDNPIQVAPTPLPARTGSIQMLAPTPGGFVPPTPTPSAASRLFSNNENTKPVVFSDENAVPPSATKKKFNIFSDDPENNPTKTPLGPAPPSATKSRAFGIFADENQTPAKPMPLSTQETPGQRQLSSQSGIFSTPASVMPGRSVPLSRVTEVIEEDGEEDEVAEEEQAANQQGIVEPQVEQQEAQADVGEIIQDVEHVSLNDVQDEDELEDAAPRGMRRFNINLMTPITERTCEYTTFTQGTTAGRESFARVEEEEEEEGAKEDLKEEPPISITLPEYDTTDAGMASGDVDSGFQLPDGFTIHKTEDRSDVHTMVLVDGEDNGEPTGTMTTNQDKSVYHTAPASSLSLSDLSNPCDPTSEQTISALLSAIDPPLSSLPGLIDNRATASNKLDSLEKHTRSKVRRASTSSRTSTSATGAGDDTCLLELAGKSYEVRDKLGEGGFGVVFLGVDVDVRRAQDEADSDDEDEEPVDRSLVALKVERPGAMWEAAVLDRIHKRVNANLRASIILPRNLYLFKDESFLILDYCSQGTLLDVVNKSTTIFGGTGQGVDELLAMFFIIDLLKLLEGLHSAQFIHGDLKIDNCLVRISDLPNSQWSASYTRTGSNGWSAQGLRLIDFGRAIDLSLFPAGEQQTFKVSHKVDERDCTEMRKGEAWNFQTDYFGLASVAYCLLFGKYMKTEIVDDKVKIDQPLKRYWQAPLWTVFFETLLNPGNQLPITNRLGEIRGDFEGWLEENCQKGGKSLKSLLRKIELAATTARKL